Proteins encoded together in one Variovorax paradoxus window:
- a CDS encoding type II and III secretion system protein family protein translates to MTIAHCARTPGTARPLRPTLAVLCLLASVVWPAAQAAAADAEATPAHAALQLRIDAGTQKELLIGKGIERMAIADETVAGVALTRQSPNLPAARLIITGKAAGRTTLMIWEKGQANATVYALEVRRRASTLAGSLNSMEAHQEARDAAMSSGGEKSTLVDRSVVNVRSNTVQVEVKIVEFNRSVLKQAGLNIFSTRANSNGFSFGVLTPSSLRSASFGPDGAIAADISNPLAQAFSLLFNFGRAGIGLNVGFLEGNGMARVLAEPTLVALSGQSASFLAGGELPVPAPQGLGTTSIEYKPFGIGLTLTPTVLSNDRIVLKVAPEASDLDYTNSLSIGGVAVPAISTRRADTTVELGDGESFIIGGLVSRTTTSNADKVPLLGDIPVLGTFFKQNKYQMNEKELVILVTPHLVKPIARGTDLGPYLPGGAEQRDGPVWRAHLLGPASGTTVPGFSR, encoded by the coding sequence ATGACGATCGCCCACTGCGCGAGAACACCCGGCACGGCCCGCCCCCTGCGCCCGACCCTTGCGGTGCTGTGCCTGCTGGCATCGGTCGTCTGGCCGGCGGCACAGGCAGCGGCAGCCGATGCAGAGGCAACGCCTGCGCACGCCGCGCTCCAGCTGCGCATCGACGCGGGCACGCAAAAAGAATTGCTGATCGGCAAGGGCATCGAGCGCATGGCCATCGCCGACGAAACCGTGGCGGGCGTTGCACTCACCCGCCAATCGCCCAACTTGCCGGCGGCGCGCCTGATCATCACCGGCAAGGCGGCGGGCCGCACCACCCTCATGATCTGGGAAAAGGGCCAAGCCAACGCAACCGTCTATGCGCTCGAGGTACGGCGCCGCGCCTCCACGCTTGCCGGCTCGCTCAACAGCATGGAGGCTCACCAGGAAGCACGCGACGCAGCCATGTCGTCCGGCGGAGAAAAATCGACGCTGGTCGATCGCTCCGTGGTCAACGTGCGCAGCAACACCGTGCAGGTCGAGGTCAAGATCGTCGAGTTCAACCGCAGCGTGCTCAAGCAGGCCGGCCTCAACATCTTCAGCACGCGCGCCAATTCAAATGGCTTCAGCTTCGGCGTCCTCACCCCGTCGTCGCTGCGTTCGGCCTCGTTCGGACCCGACGGGGCCATTGCGGCCGACATCAGCAATCCGCTCGCGCAGGCATTCAGCCTTCTCTTCAACTTCGGCAGGGCCGGCATTGGGCTGAACGTGGGTTTTCTCGAGGGCAACGGCATGGCGCGCGTGCTCGCCGAGCCCACGCTGGTGGCGCTGTCGGGGCAGAGCGCAAGCTTTCTGGCGGGTGGCGAACTGCCCGTGCCGGCACCCCAGGGCCTGGGCACCACGAGCATCGAATACAAGCCCTTCGGCATCGGCCTCACCCTGACGCCCACCGTGCTGTCGAACGACCGCATCGTGCTCAAGGTGGCACCGGAAGCCAGCGACCTGGACTACACCAACTCGCTCAGCATCGGCGGCGTGGCCGTACCCGCCATTAGCACGCGGCGCGCCGACACCACGGTCGAACTCGGCGACGGCGAGAGCTTCATCATCGGCGGCCTCGTGAGCCGCACCACCACTTCAAACGCAGACAAGGTTCCGCTGCTTGGCGACATTCCGGTGCTCGGAACCTTCTTCAAGCAAAACAAGTACCAGATGAACGAGAAGGAACTGGTGATCCTCGTCACGCCGCACCTGGTCAAGCCCATTGCGCGCGGCACCGATCTCGGCCCATACCTCCCCGGCGGCGCCGAGCAGCGCGACGGGCCCGTCTGGCGGGCGCATCTTCTGGGGCCGGCTTCGGGCACCACTGTTCCGGGCTTCTCACGTTGA
- the cpaB gene encoding Flp pilus assembly protein CpaB — MINLTKIIAAVLVLLALALGGYAWLLSRQPPPPVVAAPSAAAAGKTAQAQTFRVVVAAKPLPAGRAIPPDALRVERLTINPAGAFQETAPLAGRVPVIDLGEGTPLVEGQLVSGLALRVGEGERAVAIKADEVMGVGHKVRPGDFVDVFLMLKSDGKDVDRSQARLLLSRKRVLAYGGASIDGMASGMDKNGSAQQQQQQQASRAEAARTAVLAVPVDDINRLTIAEYSGRLLLALRNPTDMSEPDPKLFAELPTALQPVPPKAGEARRPPLEGLDRAQAGVIAADFVTGGKPVNLRVPAAAAVAAAPAANAPARTGGSRGGLQVEVIRGDRSETINY, encoded by the coding sequence ATGATCAATCTCACCAAAATCATCGCCGCCGTCCTCGTGCTCCTGGCCCTCGCGCTCGGCGGCTATGCATGGCTGCTCAGCCGGCAGCCGCCGCCTCCTGTCGTGGCGGCCCCTTCCGCGGCTGCAGCCGGCAAGACCGCGCAGGCGCAGACCTTCCGGGTGGTCGTGGCCGCCAAGCCGCTGCCCGCGGGCCGCGCGATCCCGCCCGATGCACTCCGCGTCGAGCGACTGACGATCAACCCTGCGGGCGCCTTCCAGGAGACGGCGCCGCTTGCCGGCCGTGTTCCCGTCATCGACCTGGGCGAGGGCACGCCGCTCGTCGAAGGGCAACTCGTTTCCGGCCTGGCCCTGCGCGTGGGCGAAGGCGAACGCGCAGTGGCCATCAAGGCCGACGAAGTGATGGGTGTGGGCCACAAGGTCAGGCCCGGCGACTTCGTCGATGTGTTCCTGATGCTGAAGTCCGACGGCAAGGACGTCGACCGCAGTCAGGCGCGCCTGCTCCTGTCGCGCAAGCGCGTGCTGGCCTACGGCGGCGCCTCCATCGACGGCATGGCTTCGGGCATGGACAAGAACGGTTCGGCCCAGCAACAGCAGCAGCAACAGGCTTCGCGTGCCGAGGCCGCGCGGACCGCCGTGCTGGCAGTGCCGGTCGACGACATCAACCGGCTGACGATTGCCGAATACAGCGGCCGTCTGCTCCTGGCCTTGCGCAACCCCACCGACATGTCGGAGCCCGACCCGAAGCTTTTTGCCGAACTGCCCACCGCCCTGCAGCCGGTGCCGCCAAAGGCCGGCGAAGCACGCAGGCCGCCGCTCGAAGGCCTGGACCGCGCCCAGGCCGGCGTGATTGCGGCCGACTTCGTCACGGGCGGCAAGCCAGTCAATTTGCGCGTGCCTGCCGCAGCAGCAGTGGCAGCAGCGCCCGCCGCAAACGCGCCCGCCCGCACCGGCGGCTCCCGCGGCGGACTGCAGGTCGAGGTCATTCGCGGCGACCGCAGCGAAACCATCAACTACTGA
- a CDS encoding A24 family peptidase, translating to MTSAYLMWLLFIAAYDFRQRRVPNWLVLAGASLALAALATGTGPIGQDWTAALLGAGLAFGFLLFFYALRVMGAGDVKFAGALGLWVGLSALPSIWLIGSLLAGLHAALGLALRRWPIAPRLSLVLFGPSSSAQGQHSPARARFIPYAAYLSMAAAVWMVWGRQS from the coding sequence ATGACATCGGCTTATTTGATGTGGTTGCTCTTCATTGCCGCCTATGACTTCAGGCAGCGGCGCGTTCCCAACTGGCTTGTGCTCGCAGGGGCCTCACTGGCTCTTGCGGCACTGGCAACAGGAACCGGTCCCATCGGGCAAGACTGGACTGCCGCACTGCTCGGCGCCGGACTCGCTTTCGGATTCCTGCTGTTTTTTTATGCACTCCGGGTCATGGGAGCCGGCGACGTGAAGTTCGCTGGAGCTCTCGGCCTGTGGGTAGGCCTTTCGGCCCTGCCCTCCATCTGGCTCATCGGCAGCCTTCTTGCCGGCCTTCACGCCGCGCTCGGGCTGGCTCTGCGGCGCTGGCCCATTGCTCCCCGGCTTTCGCTCGTGCTTTTCGGACCGTCGTCTTCGGCACAGGGCCAGCACTCGCCGGCGCGGGCCCGGTTTATTCCCTATGCGGCCTACCTTTCGATGGCCGCCGCGGTGTGGATGGTTTGGGGTCGACAGAGCTGA
- a CDS encoding Flp family type IVb pilin gives MFNSITRFLRDEEGATAIEYGIIAGLISVVMITAITGDGGIGESLGTIWQGIRTAITPAAA, from the coding sequence ATGTTTAATTCAATTACTCGTTTTTTGCGTGATGAAGAAGGCGCTACCGCAATTGAATACGGAATCATTGCGGGATTGATCTCGGTTGTGATGATCACGGCCATTACCGGCGATGGCGGAATTGGCGAAAGCCTGGGAACCATCTGGCAGGGCATCAGGACGGCCATTACCCCTGCTGCCGCCTGA
- a CDS encoding L,D-transpeptidase family protein — MAAPGAANASAQSVHGSKAKAGSSRAAQHGASKEAKAKSKQAPAAATRTAAGKSAQRGTAASSPAAIQEASGAEARLIAVYELFGRGQPRPALAKARELVRDYPNFQLAQLVYADLLATQVPPGHAFSDAGVARLRSDPAMADLREESRRRLQALRERPPAGTVPSQFLALSTRSRYAIAIDASRSRLYLLENSDKGLQLVADYYISVGKSGIDKATEGDARTPLGVYYITSSLDPKSLRDFYGAGALPINYPNPYDVRRGKTGGGIWLHGTPSQQFARAPQASDGCVVMANPDLKQLLRKVQIGATPVVTARSLQWISPPQAEKEARTFTSTIAAWKEARASGNETLLKKFYLPDFQRNSNKKSLEGFAVLRDEVEYAQGKRVQFKDVSYLHWRDGDDTMVTTFGEVFDGEKSGRTRRQYWLRQAGDWKLFYEEVLS, encoded by the coding sequence ATGGCCGCGCCCGGCGCAGCCAACGCCTCGGCCCAGTCCGTGCATGGCAGCAAGGCCAAGGCGGGCAGCAGCCGCGCGGCACAACATGGCGCCAGCAAGGAAGCGAAAGCCAAGTCGAAGCAAGCCCCTGCTGCGGCAACCCGAACCGCCGCCGGCAAGTCTGCGCAACGTGGAACGGCTGCGTCTTCACCGGCCGCCATCCAGGAAGCCAGCGGCGCCGAGGCCCGCCTGATTGCCGTCTACGAGCTGTTCGGCCGCGGCCAGCCCCGGCCCGCACTGGCAAAGGCGCGCGAGCTGGTGCGCGACTATCCCAACTTTCAGCTCGCCCAACTCGTCTACGCCGACCTGCTCGCAACGCAGGTTCCGCCAGGGCACGCCTTCTCCGACGCAGGCGTCGCCCGCTTGCGCAGCGATCCGGCCATGGCCGACCTGCGCGAGGAATCTCGCCGGCGCCTGCAGGCGCTGCGCGAAAGGCCGCCGGCGGGCACCGTGCCGTCGCAGTTCCTGGCGCTGTCCACGCGCAGCCGCTATGCCATTGCAATCGACGCCTCGCGCTCGCGGCTGTACCTGCTCGAGAACTCCGACAAGGGGCTGCAGCTGGTGGCCGACTACTACATCTCGGTCGGCAAGTCAGGGATCGACAAGGCCACCGAAGGCGATGCACGCACGCCGCTGGGGGTGTACTACATCACCAGCAGCCTCGATCCCAAGTCGCTGCGCGACTTCTACGGCGCCGGCGCGCTTCCCATCAACTACCCCAACCCCTACGACGTGCGGCGCGGCAAGACCGGCGGCGGCATCTGGCTGCACGGAACCCCGTCGCAGCAGTTTGCCCGCGCGCCGCAGGCAAGCGACGGTTGCGTGGTCATGGCCAACCCCGACCTGAAGCAACTGCTGCGCAAGGTGCAAATCGGCGCCACGCCGGTGGTCACGGCGCGCAGCCTGCAATGGATCTCACCGCCGCAGGCCGAAAAAGAAGCCCGCACATTCACCAGCACCATCGCAGCCTGGAAAGAGGCGCGAGCCAGCGGCAACGAAACATTGCTGAAAAAGTTCTATTTGCCCGATTTCCAGCGCAATAGTAATAAGAAATCCCTCGAGGGATTTGCAGTTCTCCGCGATGAGGTGGAATACGCCCAGGGCAAGCGTGTCCAGTTCAAGGATGTTTCCTATCTGCATTGGCGCGACGGCGACGACACCATGGTCACCACCTTCGGCGAAGTATTCGACGGCGAAAAAAGCGGGCGCACGCGCCGCCAATACTGGCTTCGGCAAGCTGGCGATTGGAAGCTTTTTTACGAAGAAGTCTTGAGCTAA
- a CDS encoding L,D-transpeptidase Cds6 family protein → MPKSPHPRARFSFSPAVRVLLLASACGMALPALAAAEHDEVDRLMQAGKLDEAMGRADAFLKDKPKDPQMRFLKGVIQLDTGKRAEAIAAFTQLTQDAPELPEPYNNLAVIYASQNQFDKARSALESAIRTNPSYATAQENLGDVYARLASQAYSKALQLDQNNTAVQPKLAVIRTLFTPAPAGGKPAATAAAATSAVAATPAVVAKAPVAPAPAPAPVPVPAPAPAPVAKAAAPAPAPAVVAKAPEASAPPASASAPTPAPASAAASATSAAEVESAVRGWAAAWAGKDMERYLAAYGPDFNPGGGQSRKSWEEERRARIVGKSSISVNIENLVIAVNGQAATAKFRQVYRADSLNISSRKTLELQRSGNQWQIRKESVGG, encoded by the coding sequence ATGCCCAAGAGCCCCCACCCGCGCGCCCGTTTCAGCTTTTCCCCTGCCGTGCGCGTACTGCTCCTGGCAAGCGCCTGCGGCATGGCATTGCCTGCACTCGCCGCGGCGGAGCACGACGAAGTCGACCGGCTCATGCAAGCCGGCAAGCTCGACGAAGCCATGGGCCGCGCCGACGCGTTCCTGAAGGACAAGCCGAAAGATCCACAGATGCGCTTTCTCAAGGGCGTGATCCAGCTCGACACCGGCAAGCGCGCCGAAGCCATTGCGGCCTTTACGCAACTCACGCAGGACGCACCCGAGCTGCCCGAGCCGTACAACAACCTTGCGGTGATCTACGCAAGCCAGAACCAGTTCGACAAGGCACGCAGCGCGCTCGAAAGTGCGATTCGCACCAACCCGAGCTATGCCACGGCGCAAGAGAACCTGGGCGACGTGTATGCGCGGCTGGCCAGCCAGGCCTACAGCAAGGCGTTGCAGCTCGACCAGAACAATACGGCGGTGCAGCCCAAGCTCGCGGTAATCCGCACCTTGTTCACTCCGGCGCCGGCTGGCGGCAAGCCGGCCGCAACGGCGGCGGCGGCAACGTCCGCCGTTGCGGCAACGCCCGCCGTTGTGGCAAAGGCACCCGTTGCGCCCGCCCCCGCCCCCGCACCCGTTCCGGTGCCGGCACCTGCGCCCGCTCCGGTCGCCAAGGCGGCGGCTCCCGCTCCGGCACCCGCCGTGGTCGCAAAGGCACCCGAAGCATCTGCGCCGCCTGCCTCTGCATCCGCACCCACGCCAGCCCCCGCGTCGGCAGCGGCCTCCGCCACCTCCGCAGCCGAAGTCGAATCTGCAGTTCGCGGCTGGGCCGCCGCATGGGCGGGCAAGGACATGGAGCGCTATCTCGCCGCCTACGGCCCCGACTTCAATCCAGGCGGCGGACAAAGCCGCAAGAGCTGGGAAGAGGAGCGCCGGGCGCGCATCGTGGGCAAGTCGAGCATCAGCGTGAACATCGAAAACCTGGTGATCGCCGTCAACGGGCAAGCCGCAACGGCCAAGTTCCGCCAGGTCTACCGGGCCGACAGCCTCAACATTTCGAGCCGCAAGACACTGGAGCTGCAGCGCTCCGGCAACCAATGGCAAATCCGCAAGGAAAGCGTCGGCGGATAG
- a CDS encoding Bug family tripartite tricarboxylate transporter substrate binding protein translates to MKITKRRLLESGAAAFAASLFAPGSLAQQRAAAGAAGGDAWPTKPVHILVGFPAGASPDLAARAIAEPLSKILRQPVTVENKPGASGNLVADQVAKATDDHTIGALINGNLTIAKLLNPKLSFDPEKDFLPVGMIGTAPLVLVVSGNAPGKTAADLLLWTRNLSSTGKYGTPGVGTVGHLGMELIKSRAAITAQHKPYTGNPQVIAGLLAGEIQLALLPPGLALPHVKSGKIKAIGVTSPERSPLAGDLPTIRDADVRGADLEIWTALAAPAGMKPAAVAKLNAALVEVTSSPDVSQALLKTGWQAQPGTPDALAKRMRSDTARLGGVIIMKGIQSEG, encoded by the coding sequence TTGAAGATCACCAAACGCCGCTTGCTGGAAAGCGGCGCAGCAGCATTTGCCGCGTCGCTTTTTGCGCCGGGTTCCTTGGCGCAGCAGCGCGCCGCAGCCGGCGCGGCCGGCGGCGACGCATGGCCTACCAAGCCGGTTCACATCCTCGTGGGCTTTCCCGCCGGCGCATCGCCCGACCTTGCGGCGCGCGCCATTGCGGAGCCGCTGTCGAAGATCCTGCGCCAGCCGGTCACGGTCGAGAACAAGCCCGGCGCCAGCGGCAACCTCGTGGCCGACCAGGTGGCCAAGGCCACCGACGACCACACCATCGGTGCGTTGATCAACGGCAACCTCACCATTGCGAAGCTGCTCAATCCCAAGCTCAGCTTCGATCCGGAGAAAGACTTCCTGCCGGTCGGCATGATCGGCACCGCGCCGCTGGTGCTGGTGGTTTCGGGCAATGCGCCCGGCAAGACCGCGGCCGACCTGCTGCTGTGGACGCGCAACCTGAGCAGCACCGGCAAGTACGGCACGCCCGGCGTGGGCACGGTGGGCCATTTGGGCATGGAGCTCATCAAGAGCCGCGCCGCCATTACTGCGCAGCACAAGCCCTACACCGGCAACCCGCAGGTCATTGCAGGCCTGCTGGCCGGCGAGATCCAGCTGGCGCTGCTGCCGCCCGGCCTGGCACTGCCGCATGTGAAGTCCGGAAAGATCAAGGCCATTGGCGTGACGTCGCCCGAGCGCAGCCCGCTGGCCGGCGACCTGCCCACCATCCGCGACGCCGACGTGCGCGGCGCCGACCTGGAGATCTGGACCGCGCTGGCCGCGCCCGCAGGCATGAAGCCGGCTGCGGTTGCCAAGCTCAATGCAGCGCTGGTCGAGGTGACCAGCTCGCCCGACGTGAGCCAGGCGCTGCTCAAGACAGGCTGGCAAGCTCAGCCGGGCACGCCCGATGCGCTGGCCAAGCGCATGCGCTCCGACACGGCGCGCCTGGGCGGCGTGATCATCATGAAGGGCATCCAGTCGGAGGGCTAG
- a CDS encoding IclR family transcriptional regulator domain-containing protein, with the protein MATHALRTGSPTAPEAPAPGDSYVQSFARGLQVIRSFSESAPRQTLSEVAAASGLTRAGARRILLTLQTLGYVVTDGKLFTLTPRILDLGFAYLSSMPIWNRAEPVMEALVQQVQESCSAAVLDATDIVYVMRVPTKKIMHISLGVGSRLPAYCTSLGRLLLADLEDDEVRARLEASEREALTKHTVTDVDALMTKVAQARRQQWCLVNQELEEGLISVAAPIVDKQGRMVAALNISGQANRTSAKVMQETMLPALIDAAKKVSQLL; encoded by the coding sequence ATGGCAACCCACGCTCTGAGAACCGGCTCGCCCACGGCACCCGAGGCACCCGCCCCCGGCGACAGCTACGTGCAATCGTTCGCGCGCGGCCTGCAGGTGATTCGCTCGTTCAGCGAAAGCGCCCCAAGGCAGACGCTGAGCGAGGTGGCGGCCGCGAGCGGGCTCACGCGGGCGGGCGCGCGGCGCATCCTGCTCACGCTGCAGACGCTGGGCTATGTGGTGACCGACGGCAAGCTCTTCACGCTCACGCCGCGCATCCTCGACCTGGGCTTTGCGTACCTCTCATCGATGCCCATATGGAACCGCGCGGAGCCCGTGATGGAAGCGTTGGTGCAGCAAGTGCAAGAGTCTTGCTCCGCCGCCGTGCTCGACGCGACCGACATCGTCTATGTGATGCGCGTGCCGACCAAGAAGATCATGCACATCAGCCTGGGCGTGGGCTCGCGGCTGCCGGCTTACTGCACCTCGCTAGGCAGGCTGCTGCTGGCCGACCTTGAAGACGACGAGGTGCGCGCCCGGCTCGAGGCCTCCGAGCGCGAGGCGCTCACCAAGCACACGGTGACCGACGTCGATGCGCTCATGACGAAGGTGGCGCAGGCGCGCAGGCAGCAGTGGTGCCTTGTGAACCAGGAGCTCGAGGAGGGCCTCATCTCGGTGGCCGCCCCCATCGTCGACAAGCAGGGCCGCATGGTGGCCGCGCTCAACATCAGCGGACAAGCCAACCGCACAAGCGCCAAGGTGATGCAGGAGACCATGCTCCCGGCGCTGATCGACGCCGCGAAGAAGGTCTCCCAACTGCTTTAG
- a CDS encoding 3-oxoacid CoA-transferase subunit A: MINKIARSVADALEGIQDGATVLIGGFGTAGIPGELIDGLVEQGAKDLTVVNNNAGNGETGLAALLKAGRVRKIICSFPRQADSQVFDGLYRSGKLELELVPQGNLAERIRAAGAGIGAFFCPTGYGTQLAGDRETREIDGKQYVLEYPIHGDVALIKAERGDRWGNLVYRKAARNFGPVMAMASKKTIATVHDIAELGTLDPETIVTPGIFVHQVVRIERVATQAGGFKKAA; the protein is encoded by the coding sequence ATGATCAACAAGATCGCGCGCTCGGTCGCCGATGCCCTTGAAGGCATCCAGGACGGCGCCACGGTTCTCATCGGCGGCTTCGGCACCGCCGGCATTCCCGGCGAACTCATCGACGGCCTCGTCGAGCAGGGCGCCAAGGACCTCACCGTCGTCAACAACAATGCCGGCAACGGCGAAACCGGCCTGGCCGCGCTGCTCAAGGCCGGCCGCGTGCGCAAGATCATCTGCAGCTTTCCGCGCCAGGCCGACAGTCAGGTGTTCGACGGGCTCTACCGCAGCGGCAAGCTCGAGCTTGAGCTGGTGCCTCAAGGCAACCTGGCAGAGCGCATTCGCGCGGCGGGCGCCGGCATTGGCGCCTTCTTCTGCCCCACGGGCTACGGCACGCAACTCGCGGGTGACCGCGAAACGCGCGAGATAGACGGCAAGCAATACGTGCTCGAGTACCCCATCCACGGCGACGTGGCGCTCATCAAGGCCGAGCGCGGCGACCGCTGGGGCAACCTGGTCTACCGCAAGGCCGCGCGCAATTTCGGCCCGGTGATGGCCATGGCTTCGAAGAAGACCATTGCCACCGTGCACGACATTGCCGAACTCGGCACGCTCGACCCCGAGACCATCGTGACCCCGGGCATCTTCGTGCACCAGGTGGTGCGCATCGAACGCGTGGCAACGCAAGCCGGCGGTTTCAAGAAGGCGGCATGA
- a CDS encoding 3-oxoacid CoA-transferase subunit B, with the protein MNMSSTYQRRTKDQLAARVAQDIFDGAVVNLGIGQPTLVANHLPAGREVILQSENGILGMGPAPAAGEEDYDLINAGKQPVTLLPGGSFFHHADSFAMMRGGHLDICVLGAFQVSATGDLANWHTGEKDAIPAVGGAMDLAIGAKQTWVMMDLLTKQGASKLVQECTYPLTGIGCVKRVYSDLATLECTPEGLKLVDLVDGLSREELEKLVGLPIAA; encoded by the coding sequence ATGAACATGAGCAGCACTTACCAACGTCGGACCAAGGACCAGCTCGCCGCCCGCGTGGCGCAGGACATTTTCGACGGCGCCGTCGTCAACCTGGGCATCGGCCAGCCCACGCTCGTGGCCAACCACCTGCCAGCGGGCCGCGAGGTCATCCTGCAAAGCGAGAACGGCATTCTCGGCATGGGCCCCGCGCCCGCGGCCGGCGAAGAAGACTACGACCTCATCAACGCCGGCAAGCAGCCCGTGACGCTGCTGCCGGGCGGCTCGTTCTTTCACCATGCCGACAGCTTCGCGATGATGCGCGGCGGCCATCTCGATATTTGCGTGCTCGGCGCCTTCCAGGTGTCGGCCACGGGCGACCTTGCCAACTGGCACACCGGCGAGAAAGACGCCATTCCCGCCGTGGGCGGGGCCATGGACCTGGCCATCGGCGCCAAGCAGACCTGGGTAATGATGGACCTGCTCACCAAGCAGGGCGCAAGCAAGCTGGTGCAGGAATGCACCTATCCGCTCACCGGCATCGGCTGCGTGAAGCGGGTGTATTCCGACCTTGCTACGCTCGAATGCACGCCAGAGGGCCTGAAGCTCGTCGACCTGGTCGATGGCCTCAGCCGCGAAGAACTCGAGAAGCTCGTGGGCCTTCCCATTGCCGCCTGA
- the pcaF gene encoding 3-oxoadipyl-CoA thiolase yields MTNQAFICDAVRTPFGRYGGSLSSVRTDDLGAVPLKALMERNKNVDWQAVSDVLYGCANQAGEDNRNVARMSALLAGLPIELGGATINRLCGSGLDAVGTAARAIRAGEAGLMIAGGVESMSRAPFVMPKAESAFSRNNAVYDTTIGWRFVNKLMKAQYGVDSMPETAENVATDYKIEREAQDLMALNSQLRAVASQKSGFFDAEIVPVTVPQKKGDAIIVNKDEHPRETSMESLAKLKGVVRPDGTVTAGNASGVNDGACALLLADEASAAKHGLTPRARVVGMATAGVAPRIMGIGPAPATQKVLALTGLKLDQIDVIELNEAFAAQGLAVLRLLGLKDDDARVNINGGAIALGHPLGASGARLATTAVNQLHKGGGRYALCTMCIGVGQGIAVILERV; encoded by the coding sequence ATGACCAACCAAGCCTTCATCTGCGACGCCGTTCGCACACCCTTCGGCCGCTACGGCGGTTCGCTCAGCAGCGTGCGCACCGACGACCTGGGCGCCGTGCCCCTCAAGGCGCTGATGGAACGCAACAAGAACGTCGACTGGCAAGCCGTGAGCGACGTGCTCTACGGCTGCGCCAACCAGGCCGGCGAAGACAACCGCAACGTCGCGCGCATGTCGGCGCTGCTGGCGGGCCTGCCGATCGAGCTCGGCGGCGCCACCATCAACCGCCTGTGCGGCTCCGGCCTCGATGCCGTGGGCACCGCGGCGCGCGCCATCCGCGCGGGCGAAGCCGGCCTCATGATTGCAGGCGGCGTGGAAAGCATGAGCCGCGCACCGTTTGTCATGCCCAAGGCCGAAAGTGCGTTCAGTCGCAACAACGCGGTGTACGACACCACCATCGGCTGGCGCTTCGTCAACAAGCTCATGAAGGCGCAGTACGGCGTCGACTCCATGCCCGAAACGGCCGAGAACGTGGCCACCGACTACAAGATCGAGCGCGAGGCGCAAGACCTGATGGCGCTCAACTCGCAGCTGCGCGCCGTTGCATCGCAGAAGTCCGGCTTCTTCGACGCCGAGATCGTGCCCGTGACCGTGCCGCAGAAAAAGGGCGATGCGATCATCGTCAACAAGGACGAGCATCCGCGTGAAACCAGCATGGAATCGCTCGCCAAGCTCAAGGGTGTGGTGCGCCCCGACGGCACCGTGACCGCGGGCAACGCCAGCGGCGTGAACGACGGCGCCTGCGCGCTGCTGCTGGCCGACGAAGCCAGCGCCGCCAAGCACGGCCTCACGCCTCGTGCCCGCGTGGTCGGCATGGCGACGGCCGGCGTTGCGCCGCGCATCATGGGCATTGGCCCCGCACCCGCCACGCAGAAGGTGCTGGCGCTCACCGGCCTCAAGCTCGACCAGATCGACGTCATCGAACTCAACGAAGCCTTCGCAGCCCAGGGCCTTGCCGTGCTGCGCCTGCTCGGCCTGAAGGACGACGACGCACGCGTCAACATCAACGGCGGCGCCATTGCGCTCGGCCACCCGCTGGGTGCCAGCGGCGCACGCCTTGCCACAACAGCCGTCAACCAGCTGCACAAGGGCGGCGGCCGCTACGCGCTATGCACCATGTGCATCGGCGTGGGGCAGGGCATTGCCGTGATCCTGGAACGCGTCTGA
- the soxR gene encoding redox-sensitive transcriptional activator SoxR — MKKSKPAEPPDFSPTLSVGEVAQRSGVPVSTLHFYESKGLIASHRAPSNHRRYARDVLRRVAFIRVAQRVGIALADIADALATLPTSAAPSRADWARLSAAWRAELDERMAQLKKLRDTLDDCIGCGCLSIDRCRLRNPADKLASQGPGARRLMVRLEPAED; from the coding sequence ATGAAGAAATCCAAGCCAGCAGAACCGCCCGACTTTTCGCCCACCCTTTCGGTGGGCGAGGTCGCGCAGCGCAGTGGGGTGCCCGTGTCCACCCTTCATTTCTACGAATCGAAGGGGCTCATTGCGAGCCATCGGGCGCCGAGCAACCACCGCCGCTATGCACGTGACGTGCTCCGGCGCGTGGCCTTCATCCGCGTGGCGCAGCGCGTGGGCATTGCGCTGGCCGACATCGCCGACGCCCTTGCCACGCTTCCCACCTCCGCCGCGCCCAGCCGAGCCGACTGGGCGCGGCTTTCGGCCGCGTGGCGCGCGGAATTGGACGAGCGCATGGCCCAGCTCAAGAAGCTGCGCGACACGCTGGACGACTGCATCGGCTGCGGCTGCCTGTCCATCGACCGATGCCGCCTCCGCAATCCCGCCGACAAGCTGGCCTCGCAAGGGCCGGGCGCACGCCGACTGATGGTCAGGCTCGAGCCGGCCGAAGACTGA